A stretch of DNA from Nitrospira sp. KM1:
AGCACATACAAAGAAAAGACCGACAATGCGGGAAGAGCTGGAGCCGTCAGCGACCCCATGAGCCAGGCCATCATCCCGAACGAACGATTCGGATCCAGGATCGAGGTGATGAACATGATGAGTGCCGAGAAGATCGCATTCAAGATGACGCCGGCCAGGAGGACGCTGTGGATGGGGAGACGGTCATAACTCACCGCCATACGATAGATCACGGCCAACGCCATGAGGCTTCCCAAAAATCCGCATAGCGGCAACGCCGATACCGACAGTATCGTCGTACCCACGCCGAAAAGGACGGCCACCGACACGCCGAGCGCCGCTCCACTCGACACCCCGAGCACGTAGGGATCTGCCAATGCATTGCGCAGCAATGCCTGCAATGTGACGCCGATCGCGGCCAGGCTCGCTCCTGCCAAAAATCCCAACAACACCCTGGGAAGGCGCACCTGCATCAGAATGGTGGCGGTCACATCGGAATCGGCCGTCCCGGGGAAGCTTGTGATCGTCCGCCAGATGATTCCGAACATTTCGCCCAATCCGATGTATTGCGTACCGAACTGAAGGCATAACACCACTGTCGCCACCGATACCGCGGATAAGAAGATGATTATGGTCAACCAACGCTTCGTCGTGAGCGTGGACTGTTGAAAAGTATGGTGATCAATTTCTTGCGAACGAGGGACGGTATTCGATGCCTGGACCATGTGAGTCGGCTGGGACGATGGAGGATGCGAAAGAGTCGGCATCATGGTCGGGTCATGACAGGGTCGTCGGCAAATGCCTCCGGATGGATGGCGCGCGCGAGGAGTTCCAGCCCTTCGACGATTCGAGGACCCGGCCGATTGAGCGCGTCGGAGGAGACATCTCGGAACTGTCTGTGACGAACGGCCGAAAGGCCGTTCCAGCGATTCCATTCTTGTTGCTCGCTTTTGGGGATCCCCTCGAGAGAACCGACTGGGAAGATCAGGACTTCGGGGTCTTCGCCCAAAACAGTCTCCATACTCAGTCTGGGATACGGCATTGGAGTTCCGGAAGCAATATTGAGCCCTCCCGCCAACCCGATCATTTGATGGATGTAACTTCCCGGCCCGACGGTAATCAGCGGATGACTGTTGAGGACATAGAGCACGCGGCGTTTTCCGGATGCGGCGACCCGTCCGGAAATCTCGCTGATGCGCTCACGCATGGCTTTCGTCAAGCGATCCGACACCGGCGTCCGATTGAAGATCTTCCCCAGGTTCTGAATTTGTACCAGAATATCTTCGACAGTCTTGGCCTCCAGAAGAAAGACCGGAATCTTGAGCTCATCGAGCTTAGCCAAAATTTCCGCACGGAGAAATTCCTGCGGGGCGACGACGAAATCCGGCTTGAGGGCAAGGAGCGATTCAAGATTGGGACGCGCATACCCGACTTTCGGTTTCGTGAGGGCCGCCGGAGGATAGTTACAAAACTCCGTGACCCCCGCAATGTCTTCGTCGAGTCCGAGCGCAAACAGCATCTCGGTAATGCTCGGAGCAAGTGAGACGACTCTCGCAGGCGCCTTGGCAATGTAAATGTTGCGCCCCGCGTCGTCCACGAAGGTGCGTGGCGTGATATTCGCCATGAATGGCATACCGGTGAGAATGCCTTGCTGACGGCGTTTCATGATAATCGAGTCATCATCAGCGATTGCAACCGTCGGCCAAGCGACGAACAGCAGACACCAGGCCGCTAGCAATCGCTCAATCCACGATGTATGTTCGGTCCGGCAATGCAAACAAAAAATCCCCAAGGCCTAGGAGACCCTGAGGATTGCACCCGCTTCTCATCCTCGCCTGTTCCCCAGCCCTCGAGGGAACGGTGGTCAACTCTCAGGGCAGGTCTTCTGACTCGTGGTTCACCCTACTCCCTGCGCCTTCCCATCCTCGCCGGACAGTGGTCCTCGCAGGTTTCGTCCCCACTCACAGCGGCGGGACCGTGAGGGATTCACACCCTCGTTCCCTTACCCGGGAGACTATGTTGGCGGCAACTCTAGGAGAGAGGGATAAAACTTGTCAAGGTGAATATTCCTGGAGCTCTCAATCAATGGATATGGCCGGACCCAATGGACGGGCGGAGGCTCTTGTTATAGACGAATCTGCTGTGATATTTTATTCATTCGAACATCCACCTCGACGCAAGGGAGTCTCCCGTGGCATTTGCATGTGATATTTGTTCGAAGAAACATCAGACTGGCAACAACGTCAGCCATGCCAACAACAAGACGAAACGGGCGTTCAATCCAAATTTGCAGCGTGTTCGGGCAATCATCGATGGTTCGACCAAGCGCATCAAGGTCTGCACGCGCTGCCTTCGCAGCGGGCGGGTTCAAAAAGCCGTCTAGCTTCCCCACTCATTTCCTACTGAGCCGACCATAACACGCGACCAGTCCGGTCCGTGAGTTTGATGGCGGGTTGTTCGTCGGGAGACAGGCTGAGCTTTCTGGAGCCATCCCGACTTGTCAGGACCAGCCCCACCTCTCCATTCGCATCCAAACCGAGTCCGGCCCGAGCTTTGCCGCTTTGGTCCAATAAAAGGAATTCCTCCGCATGGACGCCGTTCGTCTTCTGCGCTCCTGCAGGCACGGCCCCTACCAACCATCCGATGAACGCTCCTCCGATCATGCTTCCGTAGAAGACCGCAGCGAGTATTAGCATAAATCTGAGACGATTCATGACAGATCCTTTCTGTATTAAGTCACAGTGTTAACCCGGCATGTCGGCAAGTACTGAAGTACTGAGCGGTGTCGATGCAGGTGAGGAGATGTGAATCTACTGCGTCGCTGGATCGGTCCGTGTTATCCAGCTTTTCTCAATGTCTCTGCCCAAGGATCCTTCGCAATTCCCGCGTCGTTTACTATCTTCATAGATGTTGGAGCGGGCGATGGGATTTGAACCCACTTCGTCGCCGGATCGGCTCTGAAGCACGCCTCCCGGCTCCTGCGGAGGGGGCCAGCCCCCTCGCAGCCTCCCCTCGAAAGGGCTTACCCCTTTCGGAATCCCCTGTCGCGGGATTCAAATCTCATCAGAATCTTCACCAAATTGGAGCGGGCGATGGGATTTGAACCCACGACAACTAGCTTGGGAAGCTAGGACTCTA
This window harbors:
- a CDS encoding iron ABC transporter permease, translating into MMPTLSHPPSSQPTHMVQASNTVPRSQEIDHHTFQQSTLTTKRWLTIIIFLSAVSVATVVLCLQFGTQYIGLGEMFGIIWRTITSFPGTADSDVTATILMQVRLPRVLLGFLAGASLAAIGVTLQALLRNALADPYVLGVSSGAALGVSVAVLFGVGTTILSVSALPLCGFLGSLMALAVIYRMAVSYDRLPIHSVLLAGVILNAIFSALIMFITSILDPNRSFGMMAWLMGSLTAPALPALSVFSLYVLLGLFLLLRHVGVLNLMAFGEDAARSLGIDTERVKRNLLLLSALMTGAVVSFSGMIGFIGMVIPHAVRMVFGADHRLLMPASVLIGGAFLTVADTLARTYAAPSELPVGIVTALAGGPFFVYLLVWRKDRMS
- a CDS encoding ABC transporter substrate-binding protein, which produces MKRRQQGILTGMPFMANITPRTFVDDAGRNIYIAKAPARVVSLAPSITEMLFALGLDEDIAGVTEFCNYPPAALTKPKVGYARPNLESLLALKPDFVVAPQEFLRAEILAKLDELKIPVFLLEAKTVEDILVQIQNLGKIFNRTPVSDRLTKAMRERISEISGRVAASGKRRVLYVLNSHPLITVGPGSYIHQMIGLAGGLNIASGTPMPYPRLSMETVLGEDPEVLIFPVGSLEGIPKSEQQEWNRWNGLSAVRHRQFRDVSSDALNRPGPRIVEGLELLARAIHPEAFADDPVMTRP
- the rpmB gene encoding 50S ribosomal protein L28, translated to MAFACDICSKKHQTGNNVSHANNKTKRAFNPNLQRVRAIIDGSTKRIKVCTRCLRSGRVQKAV